One Peromyscus leucopus breed LL Stock chromosome 4, UCI_PerLeu_2.1, whole genome shotgun sequence genomic region harbors:
- the LOC114687871 gene encoding LOW QUALITY PROTEIN: olfactory receptor 4K3-like (The sequence of the model RefSeq protein was modified relative to this genomic sequence to represent the inferred CDS: inserted 1 base in 1 codon), producing MDGGNQSVVSEFILCGXAHSQSIQVLLFLMFLILYLLIVSGNIVIMLLITTDRHLHSPMYFLLANLSFVDMWLSSVTTPKMITDFLRENKTISFSGCISQVFFAHCIAAGEMVLLVVMAYDRYVAICKPLHYFTIMNLKRCTGLVLISWSTGFVHAMSHLVVIVELPFCGPKEIDSFFCDMPLVIKLACTDSHDLDILMNADCGLVAVTCFILLLISYTYILITVRQSSKAGASKALSTCTAHITVVMIFFVPCIFIYVWPLNIIWLDKFLAVFYSVFTPLLNPAIYTLRNKEMKNAMKRFVSNYLGPKGNS from the exons ATGGATGGAGGCAATCAGTCTGTGGTGTCAGAATTTATACTTTGTG TTGCACACTCACAGAGTATTCAAGTCTTACTCTTCTTGATGTTTTTGATACTTTATCTGCTCATTGTGTCAGGAAATATTGTCATTATGCTCTTAATTACTACTGACCGCCATCTCCATTCTCCCATGTACTTCTTGTTGGCCAACCTGTCCTTTGTTGATATGTGGCTTTCCTCAGTCACGACTCCTAAGATGATAACAGACTTTCTCAGGGAAAACAAAACTATTTCCTTTTCAGGCTGCATATCCCAGGTCTTCTTTGCCCATTGCATTGCTGCAGGAGAGATGGTGTTGTTGGTGGTAATGgcttatgaccgctatgtggccatctgtaaaCCACTTCACTACTTCACCATTATGAACCTGAAAAGATGCACTGGGTTGGTGCTGATTTCTTGGAGTactggctttgtgcatgccatgAGTCACCTGGTAGTGATTGTGGAGCTGCCTTTTTGTGGCCCCAAGGAAATAGACAGCTTTTTCTGTGACATGCCATTGGTGATTAAGCTAGCTTGCACGGATTCCCATGATTTGGATATTCTAATGAATGCTGACTGTGGGCTTGTGGCTGTAACCTGTTTCATTCTCTTGCTCATTTCCTACACATATATCCTTATTACTGTTCGCCAGAGTTCCAAAGCAGGTGCATCTAAGGCTCTGTCCACATGCACTGCCCACATCACTGTGGTGATGATCTTTTTTGTGCCCTGCATCTTCATTTACGTGTGGCCACTAAATATTATCTGGTTGGATAAATTTCTTGCTGTATTTTACTCTGTCTTTACACCTCTCCTAAACCCAGCTATTTATACACTgagaaataaagagatgaaaaaCGCTATGAAAAGATTTGTAAGCAACTACCTTGGTCCCAAAGGAAATTCCTAA